In Elaeis guineensis isolate ETL-2024a chromosome 1, EG11, whole genome shotgun sequence, a genomic segment contains:
- the LOC105039816 gene encoding uncharacterized protein isoform X1 produces the protein MGKLGVRPLLCLRRRPHPIGERRRHLYPLHAVPSASTRTIFVSIFAACCSEGCSLAQLSLPVSLELLGGETIKQKKSEARSGPPEGVSDEVFGLVPEDRCGIGGVWSRDGALHDPHRLLMMGCSHFCR, from the exons ATGGGTAAGCTTGGCGTCCGCCCACTTCTTTGCCTCCGCCGCCGCCCACACCCCATCGGAGAACGCCGGCGGCACCTTTATCCCCTCCACGCCGTCCCCTCCGCCTCCACGAGGACAATCTTTGTAAGCATTTTCGCCGCCTGCTGCTCTGAAGGGTGTTCGCTAGCCCAGTTATCACTGCCGGTTTCGCTGGAACTTCTTGGCGGGGAGACGATAAAAcagaagaaatctgaggcaagaAGCGGGCCGCCGGAGGGTGTTTCAGATGAAGTTTTCGGATTGGTACCTGAAGATCGCTGCGGTATCGGCGGCGTGTGGAGCCGCGATGGAGCTCTTCATGATCCACACCGGCTTCT GATGATGGGGTGCTCTCATTTTTGCAGATGA
- the LOC105039816 gene encoding uncharacterized protein isoform X2: MKFSDWYLKIAAVSAACGAAMELFMIHTGFYDKVTVLESEKRAWESSPEAQAIKEALNPWRKLDEESEKPS, translated from the exons ATGAAGTTTTCGGATTGGTACCTGAAGATCGCTGCGGTATCGGCGGCGTGTGGAGCCGCGATGGAGCTCTTCATGATCCACACCGGCTTCT ATGATAAGGTAACTGTTCTGGAGTCAGAAAAGCGAGCATGGGAGAGCTCTCCTGAAGCTCAAGCTATCAAAGAAGCCCTTAATCCATGGAGAAAGCTTGATGAAGAATCTGAAAAACCCTCATAA
- the LOC105039817 gene encoding uncharacterized protein isoform X2, which translates to MVFAGDHEETQVLDVDSPPLPGVRSDEETDDGGHDDDGDGVSLDQDIMLMGDTLPIESLREVPKLYGETQALDDPDNVAGDEDGGVDGWGKTQLVESGDEGAETKANDWGKTQLVDSGDERMDTNDWGKTQLVDSGDERMDTNDWGETQLVDSGDEGTEMTEVLSGDEGLSDDGATPCGEKRKSGGMELEMKKRVNGDGLCSDEQGHDNGLVDLDASTDEDDGAGSSRRTFTAVRIASLRSSGLAAARKFDSKISGAESKSLLSNAQCSKEQNGVLGGQAGDMATGRDLWPTEAGELDLNHEIENSHGCIQDCNKNGINTTVKKLFYEVTPSEEDKTTVKTDNIVGKGDLPLSLPTDSALAGLSYVESQEPGDLSQANALEIVDKFLSVNYMESSQEANTRKATDMVKSPPISSTKGAQCLAEKTDHRSPVGKAGIFDWIDSLEDEGGGEFFSRRKDSFFESKSSSRKSQSHPLKARHPISEVTRGAFDKSGEKECANPDGRKITMFAHSDSRLKMHNSTTSKVIRISETKTKKSLFKDMDEQSNPKSLKQHPQATDVEGGIEGLYDVGPDTQMAAEAIEALVHAPPVDYVEEENQHVVSEHLNENSRKGLSRKTTSSKKDFLRKRASVTDLEGTITRSKHRRMLHTKSRRVGSPSFSRENSSRSRMKKCSDDKRRKTKSKREVWNQEVQLNATSLVNGNASSRSLKGEKTQGAMDGTFSKEADKCHSPLTSDGQPSVHKEFTPGEYHVNATPVAHRTRHSKRLNLSKDTEVSSSEYRKDINKPTRRIIPGSMERQDMLVLNPSGPLNARKGSVDMGPDQTARVERTSTLHTTMQNIERLQEDELENSSMIKDASNHPKRRRTGQITSGNPNMTSNLNEPSIPDDCLLATNKQSCKQQGRKKVFIRSVSEILDAAKRKRRSVFTRITYQADGRPSVPGESSLVSGVRTRSSSSKPYSEKDSKGCFSRPVSHEACSADAANNCSSGVISTGEHPKEAALPKHGVYSTPHVEDAEEHAKPEGTPKEQVQQSGLTCKSSSKNVDAVSPVCVAQDPPRTCNKGLSKSLFLRELHRLKATEAASTPALKDLRRRKDMGSVRVLFSHHLDEDIIKQQKKILGRLGVPIASSISDATHFVTDKFFRTRNMLEAIAFGKPVVTHLWLESCGQASCFIDEKNYILRDAEKEKEIGFCMPVSLACACQSPLLQPMERIGRSAMKEEKVPDDLLVISCEEDYSICIPLLEKGAGVFSSELLLNGIVIQKLEYERHRLFLDHVKQTRSTIWLRHKDGDQFLPVNKCA; encoded by the exons ATGGTTTTCGCCGGGGATCACGAAGAGACTCAGGTCTTAGACGTCGATTCCCCTCCGCTACCGG GAGTTCGATCTGATGAGGAGACTGATGATGGTGgtcatgatgatgatggtgatgggGTGAGTCTTGATCAGGATATAATGCTGATGGGCGATACACTTCCAATCGAGAGCTTGAGAGAGGTTCCTAAACTATATGGTGAGACCCAAGCGCTGGATGACCCCGATAATGTTGCCGGCGATGAGGATGGGGGTGTCGATGGCTGGGGCAAGACGCAGTTGGTGGAGAGTGGTGATGAAGGGGCGGAGACGAAGGCAAATGACTGGGGCAAGACGCAGTTGGTTGATAGTGGTGATGAAAGGATGGACACGAATGACTGGGGCAAGACACAATTGGTTGATAGTGGAGATGAAAGAATGGACACGAATGACTGGGGCGAGACACAATTGGTTGATAGTGGTGATGAAGGGACGGAGATGACTGAGGTACTGAGCGGCGATGAAGGGTTGTCCGATGATGGGGCTACTCCTTGTGGAGAGAAGAGGAAAAGTGGAGGTATGGAGCTGGAGATGAAGAAAAGGGTGAATGGGGATGGTTTGTGCTCGGATGAACAAGGGCACGACAATGGTTTGGTGGATTTGGATGCTTCAACTGACGAAGACGATGGTGCAG GAAGTTCAAGGAGGACCTTCACTGCAGTTCGTATAGCATCACTGCGGTCTTCTGGTCTTGCTGCTGCTCGCAAATTTGACTCTAAGATAAGTGGTGCTGAGTCAAAATCTTTGCTTAGTAATGCTCAATGTAGTAAAGAGCAAAATGGTGTTTTAGGTGGACAGGCTGGTGATATGGCCACTGGGAGGGATCTGTGGCCAACTGAAGCAGGTGAATTAGACCTGAACCATGAGATTGAGAACTCCCATGGGTGTATTCAGGACTGCAATAAAAATGGGATCAACACAACAGTGAAAAAACTTTTTTATGAAGTGACACCTTCCGAGGAGGATAAAACCACAGTTAAGACTGACAACATTGTTGGAAAAGGGGACTTGCCTCTTTCACTCCCAACTGATTCTGCTCTTGCAGGATTAAGCTATGTTGAGTCACAAGAACCTGGTGATCTGTCCCAAGCTAATGCTTTAGAGATTGTAGATAAGTTTCTTTCTGTTAATTATATGGAATCATCTCAAGAAGCTAACACTCGAAAAGCAACGGATATGGTGAAGTCACCGCCCATTTCCAGTACAAAAGGAGCTCAGTGTTTGGCTGAAAAGACTGATCATAGAAGTCCAGTTGGAAAGGCAGGAATCTTTGACTGGATTGACAGTCTTGAGGATGAGGGTGGAGGTGAATTCTTCAGCAGAAGAAAAGATTCCTTTTTTGAAAGCAAAAGCAGTTCACGAAAATCACAAAGCCATCCCCTAAAGGCTAGACATCCTATCTCTGAAGTAACCAGAGGTGCATTTGATAAGAGTGGTGAGAAGGAATGTGCGAACCCTGATGGCAGGAAAATAACAATGTTCGCCCATTCAGATTCAAGATTGAAGATGCACAATTCGACAACAAGTAAAGTGATACGTATTTCTGAAACAAAGACAAAGAAGAGTCTTTTCAAGGATATGGATGAACAATCAAACCCAAAATCTCTAAAGCAGCATCCGCAAGCAACTGATGTTGAGGGTGGTATTGAAGGTTTATATGATGTTGGCCCTGATACTCAAATGGCAGCTGAAGCTATTGAGGCCTTAGTTCATGCACCTCCTGTTGATTATGTAGAGGAGGAGAATCAACATGTAGTATCAGAACATTTGAATGAGAATTCCAGAAAAGGTCTAAGTAGAAAGACGACTTCATCAAAGAAAGATTTTCTCCGAAAAAGGGCTTCTGTTACCGATTTAGAAGGCACCATAACACGATCTAAACATAGAAGGATGCTTCATACCAAATCAAGGAGAGTGGGAAGCCCAAGTTTTTCTAGAGAAAACTCAAGTAGATCAAGAATGAAAAAGTGTTCAGATGACAAAAGGAGGAAAACAAAATCAAAGAGGGAAGTGTGGAATCAAGAGGTGCAATTAAATGCTACAAGTTTGGTCAATGGAAATGCCTCATCCAGATCTCTCAAGGGAGAGAAGACCCAAGGTGCAATGGATGGAACTTTCAGTAAAGAGGCTGACAAATGTCACAGTCCACTGACATCAGATGGCCAGCCTTCAGTGCACAAGGAGTTCACGCCAGGGGAGTATCATGTGAATGCTACACCCGTTGCACATCGAACCAGGCATTCCAAAAGACTCAACTTATCAAAAGACACTGAAGTTTCATCTAGTGAATACAGGAAGGATATAAACAAGCCAACAAGAAGAATTATTCCTGGGTCCATGGAAAGACAGGATATGCTTGTTCTCAATCCATCTGGACCATTGAATGCCAGAAAAGGAAGTGTGGATATGGGTCCGGATCAAACTGCCAGGGTCGAAAGGACTTCTACATTGCATACTACCATGCAGAATATTGAGAGGCTACAAGAAGATGAACTTGAAAACAGTTCTATGATAAAAGATGCTTCTAACCACCCTAAACGGAGGAGAACCGGTCAGATTACTTCAGGTAACCCAAACATGACCAGCAACTTGAACGAACCATCTATACCAGATGACTGTTTGCTGGCAACAAATAAGCAGTCCTGCAAACAACAAGGAAGAAAAAAGGTCTTTATCAGAAGTGTTTCTGAAATTTTAGATGCTGCAAAGCGGAAAAGAAGATCTGTTTTCACACGCATAACATATCAAGCTGATGGAAGGCCTTCTGTTCCAGGAGAATCATCGTTAGTATCTGGTGTGAGAACAAGGTCGTCTTCATCCAAACCATATTCAGAAAAGGATTCCAAGGGATGTTTTTCTAGGCCAGTTTCACATGAAGCTTGTTCAGCTGATGCAGCTAATAATTGTTCCAGTGGTGTCATAAGCACTGGAGAGCATCCTAAAGAAGCAGCATTACCTAAGCACGGTGTATATTCTACACCTCATGTTGAAGATGCTGAAGAACATGCCAAACCAGAAGGGACACCTAAAGAACAGGTTCAGCAATCTGGTTTAACATGCAAATCTTCTTCAAAGAATGTAGATGCAGTTTCTCCTGTTTGTGTGGCTCAAGATCCTCCTAGAACATGCAATAAAGGTTTATCAAAGTCACTATTTCTCAGAGAACTTCATAGACTGAAAGCCACTGAAGCAGCTTCAACTCCGGCTCTGAAAGATTTGCGAAGAAGAAAAGATATGGGCAGTGTTCGTGTTTTGTTCAGCCATCACTTGGATGAGGATATAATCAAGCAGCAGAAAAAG ATTTTGGGACGCTTAGGAGTGCCTATTGCATCTTCGATTTCAGATGCTACACATTTTGTCACGGATAAGTTTTTTCGCACAAGGAATATGCTAGAAGCAATTGCTTTTGGTAAACCAGTGGTTACTCATTTATGGCTTGAAAGCTGCGGACAAGCAAGCTGTTTTATTGATGAGAAGAATTACATATTGCGAGATGCTGAGAAGGAAAAGGAGATAGGATTTTGCATGCCTGTTTCGTTGGCTTGTGCATGCCAAAGTCCACTCTTGCAG CCAATGGAGAGAATTGGGAGATCTGCAATGAAGGAAGAAAAAGTGCCAGATGATCTTTTGGTAATTTCTTGTGAAGAAGATTATTCCATCTGCATACCTCTCCTTGAGaaag GAGCAGGGGTTTTCAGCTCGGAGCTTTTACTAAATGGTATAGTCATCCAGAAGCTGGAATACGAGAG ACATCGACTCTTTTTGGATCATGTTAAACAAACCCGCTCGACAATATGGTTAAGACACAAAGATGGAGACCAGTTTCTTCCTGTCAACAAGTGTGCATAG
- the LOC105039817 gene encoding uncharacterized protein isoform X1, translated as MVFAGDHEETQVLDVDSPPLPGVRSDEETDDGGHDDDGDGVSLDQDIMLMGDTLPIESLREVPKLYGETQALDDPDNVAGDEDGGVDGWGKTQLVESGDEGAETKANDWGKTQLVDSGDERMDTNDWGKTQLVDSGDERMDTNDWGETQLVDSGDEGTEMTEVLSGDEGLSDDGATPCGEKRKSGGMELEMKKRVNGDGLCSDEQGHDNGLVDLDASTDEDDGAGSSRRTFTAVRIASLRSSGLAAARKFDSKISGAESKSLLSNAQCSKEQNGVLGGQAGDMATGRDLWPTEAGELDLNHEIENSHGCIQDCNKNGINTTVKKLFYEVTPSEEDKTTVKTDNIVGKGDLPLSLPTDSALAGLSYVESQEPGDLSQANALEIVDKFLSVNYMESSQEANTRKATDMVKSPPISSTKGAQCLAEKTDHRSPVGKAGIFDWIDSLEDEGGGEFFSRRKDSFFESKSSSRKSQSHPLKARHPISEVTRGAFDKSGEKECANPDGRKITMFAHSDSRLKMHNSTTSKVIRISETKTKKSLFKDMDEQSNPKSLKQHPQATDVEGGIEGLYDVGPDTQMAAEAIEALVHAPPVDYVEEENQHVVSEHLNENSRKGLSRKTTSSKKDFLRKRASVTDLEGTITRSKHRRMLHTKSRRVGSPSFSRENSSRSRMKKCSDDKRRKTKSKREVWNQEVQLNATSLVNGNASSRSLKGEKTQGAMDGTFSKEADKCHSPLTSDGQPSVHKEFTPGEYHVNATPVAHRTRHSKRLNLSKDTEVSSSEYRKDINKPTRRIIPGSMERQDMLVLNPSGPLNARKGSVDMGPDQTARVERTSTLHTTMQNIERLQEDELENSSMIKDASNHPKRRRTGQITSGNPNMTSNLNEPSIPDDCLLATNKQSCKQQGRKKVFIRSVSEILDAAKRKRRSVFTRITYQADGRPSVPGESSLVSGVRTRSSSSKPYSEKDSKGCFSRPVSHEACSADAANNCSSGVISTGEHPKEAALPKHGVYSTPHVEDAEEHAKPEGTPKEQVQQSGLTCKSSSKNVDAVSPVCVAQDPPRTCNKGLSKSLFLRELHRLKATEAASTPALKDLRRRKDMGSVRVLFSHHLDEDIIKQQKKILGRLGVPIASSISDATHFVTDKFFRTRNMLEAIAFGKPVVTHLWLESCGQASCFIDEKNYILRDAEKEKEIGFCMPVSLACACQSPLLQGKRVFITANVKPTLEIITSLVKAAHGQPMERIGRSAMKEEKVPDDLLVISCEEDYSICIPLLEKGAGVFSSELLLNGIVIQKLEYERHRLFLDHVKQTRSTIWLRHKDGDQFLPVNKCA; from the exons ATGGTTTTCGCCGGGGATCACGAAGAGACTCAGGTCTTAGACGTCGATTCCCCTCCGCTACCGG GAGTTCGATCTGATGAGGAGACTGATGATGGTGgtcatgatgatgatggtgatgggGTGAGTCTTGATCAGGATATAATGCTGATGGGCGATACACTTCCAATCGAGAGCTTGAGAGAGGTTCCTAAACTATATGGTGAGACCCAAGCGCTGGATGACCCCGATAATGTTGCCGGCGATGAGGATGGGGGTGTCGATGGCTGGGGCAAGACGCAGTTGGTGGAGAGTGGTGATGAAGGGGCGGAGACGAAGGCAAATGACTGGGGCAAGACGCAGTTGGTTGATAGTGGTGATGAAAGGATGGACACGAATGACTGGGGCAAGACACAATTGGTTGATAGTGGAGATGAAAGAATGGACACGAATGACTGGGGCGAGACACAATTGGTTGATAGTGGTGATGAAGGGACGGAGATGACTGAGGTACTGAGCGGCGATGAAGGGTTGTCCGATGATGGGGCTACTCCTTGTGGAGAGAAGAGGAAAAGTGGAGGTATGGAGCTGGAGATGAAGAAAAGGGTGAATGGGGATGGTTTGTGCTCGGATGAACAAGGGCACGACAATGGTTTGGTGGATTTGGATGCTTCAACTGACGAAGACGATGGTGCAG GAAGTTCAAGGAGGACCTTCACTGCAGTTCGTATAGCATCACTGCGGTCTTCTGGTCTTGCTGCTGCTCGCAAATTTGACTCTAAGATAAGTGGTGCTGAGTCAAAATCTTTGCTTAGTAATGCTCAATGTAGTAAAGAGCAAAATGGTGTTTTAGGTGGACAGGCTGGTGATATGGCCACTGGGAGGGATCTGTGGCCAACTGAAGCAGGTGAATTAGACCTGAACCATGAGATTGAGAACTCCCATGGGTGTATTCAGGACTGCAATAAAAATGGGATCAACACAACAGTGAAAAAACTTTTTTATGAAGTGACACCTTCCGAGGAGGATAAAACCACAGTTAAGACTGACAACATTGTTGGAAAAGGGGACTTGCCTCTTTCACTCCCAACTGATTCTGCTCTTGCAGGATTAAGCTATGTTGAGTCACAAGAACCTGGTGATCTGTCCCAAGCTAATGCTTTAGAGATTGTAGATAAGTTTCTTTCTGTTAATTATATGGAATCATCTCAAGAAGCTAACACTCGAAAAGCAACGGATATGGTGAAGTCACCGCCCATTTCCAGTACAAAAGGAGCTCAGTGTTTGGCTGAAAAGACTGATCATAGAAGTCCAGTTGGAAAGGCAGGAATCTTTGACTGGATTGACAGTCTTGAGGATGAGGGTGGAGGTGAATTCTTCAGCAGAAGAAAAGATTCCTTTTTTGAAAGCAAAAGCAGTTCACGAAAATCACAAAGCCATCCCCTAAAGGCTAGACATCCTATCTCTGAAGTAACCAGAGGTGCATTTGATAAGAGTGGTGAGAAGGAATGTGCGAACCCTGATGGCAGGAAAATAACAATGTTCGCCCATTCAGATTCAAGATTGAAGATGCACAATTCGACAACAAGTAAAGTGATACGTATTTCTGAAACAAAGACAAAGAAGAGTCTTTTCAAGGATATGGATGAACAATCAAACCCAAAATCTCTAAAGCAGCATCCGCAAGCAACTGATGTTGAGGGTGGTATTGAAGGTTTATATGATGTTGGCCCTGATACTCAAATGGCAGCTGAAGCTATTGAGGCCTTAGTTCATGCACCTCCTGTTGATTATGTAGAGGAGGAGAATCAACATGTAGTATCAGAACATTTGAATGAGAATTCCAGAAAAGGTCTAAGTAGAAAGACGACTTCATCAAAGAAAGATTTTCTCCGAAAAAGGGCTTCTGTTACCGATTTAGAAGGCACCATAACACGATCTAAACATAGAAGGATGCTTCATACCAAATCAAGGAGAGTGGGAAGCCCAAGTTTTTCTAGAGAAAACTCAAGTAGATCAAGAATGAAAAAGTGTTCAGATGACAAAAGGAGGAAAACAAAATCAAAGAGGGAAGTGTGGAATCAAGAGGTGCAATTAAATGCTACAAGTTTGGTCAATGGAAATGCCTCATCCAGATCTCTCAAGGGAGAGAAGACCCAAGGTGCAATGGATGGAACTTTCAGTAAAGAGGCTGACAAATGTCACAGTCCACTGACATCAGATGGCCAGCCTTCAGTGCACAAGGAGTTCACGCCAGGGGAGTATCATGTGAATGCTACACCCGTTGCACATCGAACCAGGCATTCCAAAAGACTCAACTTATCAAAAGACACTGAAGTTTCATCTAGTGAATACAGGAAGGATATAAACAAGCCAACAAGAAGAATTATTCCTGGGTCCATGGAAAGACAGGATATGCTTGTTCTCAATCCATCTGGACCATTGAATGCCAGAAAAGGAAGTGTGGATATGGGTCCGGATCAAACTGCCAGGGTCGAAAGGACTTCTACATTGCATACTACCATGCAGAATATTGAGAGGCTACAAGAAGATGAACTTGAAAACAGTTCTATGATAAAAGATGCTTCTAACCACCCTAAACGGAGGAGAACCGGTCAGATTACTTCAGGTAACCCAAACATGACCAGCAACTTGAACGAACCATCTATACCAGATGACTGTTTGCTGGCAACAAATAAGCAGTCCTGCAAACAACAAGGAAGAAAAAAGGTCTTTATCAGAAGTGTTTCTGAAATTTTAGATGCTGCAAAGCGGAAAAGAAGATCTGTTTTCACACGCATAACATATCAAGCTGATGGAAGGCCTTCTGTTCCAGGAGAATCATCGTTAGTATCTGGTGTGAGAACAAGGTCGTCTTCATCCAAACCATATTCAGAAAAGGATTCCAAGGGATGTTTTTCTAGGCCAGTTTCACATGAAGCTTGTTCAGCTGATGCAGCTAATAATTGTTCCAGTGGTGTCATAAGCACTGGAGAGCATCCTAAAGAAGCAGCATTACCTAAGCACGGTGTATATTCTACACCTCATGTTGAAGATGCTGAAGAACATGCCAAACCAGAAGGGACACCTAAAGAACAGGTTCAGCAATCTGGTTTAACATGCAAATCTTCTTCAAAGAATGTAGATGCAGTTTCTCCTGTTTGTGTGGCTCAAGATCCTCCTAGAACATGCAATAAAGGTTTATCAAAGTCACTATTTCTCAGAGAACTTCATAGACTGAAAGCCACTGAAGCAGCTTCAACTCCGGCTCTGAAAGATTTGCGAAGAAGAAAAGATATGGGCAGTGTTCGTGTTTTGTTCAGCCATCACTTGGATGAGGATATAATCAAGCAGCAGAAAAAG ATTTTGGGACGCTTAGGAGTGCCTATTGCATCTTCGATTTCAGATGCTACACATTTTGTCACGGATAAGTTTTTTCGCACAAGGAATATGCTAGAAGCAATTGCTTTTGGTAAACCAGTGGTTACTCATTTATGGCTTGAAAGCTGCGGACAAGCAAGCTGTTTTATTGATGAGAAGAATTACATATTGCGAGATGCTGAGAAGGAAAAGGAGATAGGATTTTGCATGCCTGTTTCGTTGGCTTGTGCATGCCAAAGTCCACTCTTGCAG GGCAAAAGAGTGTTCATAACTGCAAATGTAAAACCTACTCTAGAGATTATTACAAGCTTGGTTAAGGCAGCTCATGGCCAG CCAATGGAGAGAATTGGGAGATCTGCAATGAAGGAAGAAAAAGTGCCAGATGATCTTTTGGTAATTTCTTGTGAAGAAGATTATTCCATCTGCATACCTCTCCTTGAGaaag GAGCAGGGGTTTTCAGCTCGGAGCTTTTACTAAATGGTATAGTCATCCAGAAGCTGGAATACGAGAG ACATCGACTCTTTTTGGATCATGTTAAACAAACCCGCTCGACAATATGGTTAAGACACAAAGATGGAGACCAGTTTCTTCCTGTCAACAAGTGTGCATAG